A window from Polyangium spumosum encodes these proteins:
- a CDS encoding VPS10 domain-containing protein, producing MSSRLYVATRKGLFRLDRRQAGWTIGEVSFLGDHVSMVLPDRRDGALYAALALGHFGVKLRRSTDAGGTWEEMPAPAYPPLPEGAEPEKTPDGREWPQRVEVLWSLEAGRDDQPGHLWCGTIPGGLFKSTDGGQSWELNRGLWDHPSRKGWFGGGYDWPGIHSIVVDEAGVMVAISSGGVWRSTDEGATWETRTKGMYAEYMPPERRDDPSIQDPHRLVSCAAQPDALWVQHHNGLFRSTDRGKTWQEVTSVKPSKFGFAMAVHPKDPKTAWVVPAKKDEQRIPVDGKVVVARTRDGGESFTVLERGLPQANAFDLTYRHGLDVDGTGDVLAFGTTTGSLWISEDGGDSWQVISNHLPPVYAVRFAEGKADA from the coding sequence ATGTCGAGCAGGTTGTACGTGGCGACGCGAAAAGGGCTGTTCCGTCTCGATCGAAGGCAAGCAGGCTGGACGATCGGCGAGGTCTCGTTCCTCGGCGACCACGTCTCGATGGTGCTGCCGGATCGACGCGACGGGGCGCTCTACGCAGCGCTCGCGCTGGGGCATTTCGGGGTGAAGCTCCGGCGCTCGACGGACGCCGGCGGGACATGGGAGGAGATGCCGGCGCCGGCCTACCCTCCGCTGCCGGAAGGGGCAGAGCCGGAGAAGACGCCCGACGGTCGGGAATGGCCGCAGCGCGTGGAGGTCCTGTGGAGCCTGGAGGCGGGCCGCGACGATCAGCCGGGGCACCTGTGGTGCGGGACGATCCCGGGCGGCTTGTTCAAGTCGACGGACGGAGGGCAATCGTGGGAGCTCAATCGTGGGCTCTGGGATCACCCGAGCCGCAAGGGCTGGTTCGGCGGCGGCTACGACTGGCCAGGGATTCACTCGATCGTGGTGGATGAGGCCGGGGTGATGGTGGCCATCTCCAGCGGGGGCGTGTGGCGCTCGACGGACGAGGGCGCGACGTGGGAGACACGCACGAAGGGCATGTACGCCGAATACATGCCACCCGAGCGCCGGGACGATCCGTCGATCCAGGACCCGCACCGCCTCGTGAGCTGCGCGGCGCAGCCGGACGCGCTCTGGGTACAGCACCACAACGGGCTCTTCCGCTCCACGGACAGGGGCAAGACGTGGCAGGAGGTGACGTCGGTGAAGCCGAGCAAGTTCGGCTTCGCGATGGCGGTCCACCCGAAGGATCCGAAGACGGCGTGGGTGGTGCCGGCGAAGAAGGACGAGCAGCGGATCCCGGTCGACGGGAAGGTGGTGGTGGCGCGGACGCGCGACGGCGGGGAGAGCTTCACGGTGCTCGAGAGAGGTTTGCCCCAGGCGAACGCGTTTGATCTGACGTACCGCCACGGGCTCGACGTGGACGGGACGGGCGACGTGCTGGCGTTCGGGACGACGACGGGATCGCTCTGGATCAGCGAGGACGGCGGGGATTCATGGCAGGTGATCTCGAATCACCTGCCGCCGGTGTATGCGGTGCGGTTCGCCGAGGGGAAGGCGGACGCCTGA
- the speD gene encoding S-adenosylmethionine decarboxylase, producing the protein MKLFVLLVILEDCPRDILDSPDALRAALDAAVAAGPFTGLGTLVVPFSPQGVTACAVVGESHIALHTWPEEGRLFLDVASCSTQESVHRAFDAIRRHVPGRVVLLDERLLDAGVNRSIAR; encoded by the coding sequence ATGAAGCTCTTCGTGCTGCTCGTGATCCTGGAGGACTGCCCCCGCGACATCCTCGACAGCCCGGACGCGTTACGCGCCGCGCTCGACGCTGCTGTCGCCGCGGGCCCCTTCACGGGCCTCGGCACGCTCGTCGTGCCCTTCTCGCCGCAGGGCGTCACCGCGTGTGCCGTCGTCGGCGAGAGCCACATCGCGCTGCACACCTGGCCCGAGGAGGGCCGCCTCTTCCTCGACGTCGCCTCGTGCAGCACGCAGGAGAGCGTGCATCGCGCCTTCGACGCGATCCGGAGGCACGTCCCTGGCCGCGTGGTCTTGCTCGACGAACGGCTGCTCGACGCGGGCGTGAATCGCAGCATCGCGCGGTGA
- a CDS encoding 2-oxoglutarate dehydrogenase E1 component, whose amino-acid sequence MQLDFGINAGFVEELYAQYQENPEKVDPSWRAFFDKQRGPSQATAAVYRAPALAAPPVTAPLAEPPRFTNGGPAPAQASLFTQEPTRKRRSSPPPPPPRVPGFDFISSEQQMMSTAATRARVYQLVNAYRVRGHQFAHIDPLGLPPPAPPELELDNFDLSEADLDQPFPTVDLAGLPAISTLREVCNRLEETYCRSIGVEFTHIEDPVQRIWLQRRMEATKNRLELSRDKQLRILTKLSDAEIFEQFIHRSYEAGTKRFSLEGGEALIPLLDLLIERAGAEGVEEIVLGMAHRGRLNVLANILEKSTREIFAHFEDNDPQRYVGGGDVKYHLGYSNDRITESGHKVHLTLTFNPSHLEFVNPVVEGRTRAKQDRLSVRLPDEAARKVMPLLIHGDAAFIGQGIVSETLNMTGLEGYKTGGTIHVIVNNQVGFTTNPSESRSTRYASDITRMLKVPVFHVNGEDPEAVAQVALLAIEWRQRFGMDVVIDMYCYRRYGHNEGDEPRYTQPRMYAVIDKKPTVRQMYVKRLVEMGQVSEEKAEEILLKRREALNMELQEVKQKGFAPVTYAMAGVWKSYRGGRDADTPEVPTGVPAEKLIDLSRRLLELPGDFKVHPKVMPILKARHDRLVKGEPFDWGTGEMLAYATLLSEKTPVRISGQDVRRGTFSHRHAVVVDIETGASFAPLSRVAEPPARLDIHNSPLSEAGVLGFEFGYALDYPDALVIWEAQFGDFLNGAQVIVDQFITSSEDKWHRLSGLVLFLPHGYEGQGPEHSSARMERFLQNSAEDNIQVCNLTTPAQLFHALRRQVLRPWRKPLIIATPKSLLRVATTAKGPRPVSTIDDLANGRFHRVIGDDVVDPSKVKKILLCSGKIYYDLAVTREQRGLDDVAIVRLEQLFPLNHELTDALANYKEGTKLVWVQEEPVNYGSWYYINAVLPQFFGGRFPLSVVGRQPSASPATGSKASHNLEQKRLMDEAFA is encoded by the coding sequence ATGCAGCTTGATTTCGGCATCAACGCAGGGTTCGTCGAAGAGCTCTACGCCCAGTACCAGGAGAACCCGGAGAAGGTCGACCCGAGCTGGCGGGCCTTCTTCGACAAACAACGCGGCCCTTCGCAGGCGACCGCGGCGGTGTATCGAGCGCCCGCGCTGGCCGCTCCGCCCGTGACGGCGCCGCTGGCCGAGCCGCCGCGCTTCACGAACGGCGGCCCTGCGCCCGCGCAGGCGAGCCTGTTCACGCAGGAGCCCACGCGCAAGCGCCGCTCGTCGCCGCCGCCGCCGCCGCCGCGCGTGCCGGGCTTCGATTTCATCTCCTCCGAGCAGCAGATGATGTCGACCGCGGCGACCCGCGCGCGTGTCTACCAGCTCGTCAACGCGTACCGCGTGCGTGGCCATCAGTTCGCGCACATCGATCCGCTCGGCCTGCCGCCGCCCGCGCCGCCGGAGCTCGAGCTCGACAACTTCGACCTCAGCGAGGCGGACCTCGACCAGCCCTTCCCCACGGTCGATCTCGCCGGCCTGCCGGCGATCTCCACGTTGCGCGAGGTCTGCAACCGCCTCGAGGAGACCTACTGCCGATCGATCGGCGTCGAGTTCACGCACATCGAGGATCCGGTCCAGCGCATCTGGCTGCAGCGGCGCATGGAGGCGACGAAGAACCGCCTCGAGCTCAGCCGCGACAAGCAGCTCCGCATCCTCACGAAGCTCTCCGACGCCGAGATCTTCGAGCAGTTCATCCATCGCAGCTACGAGGCTGGCACGAAGCGCTTCTCGCTCGAAGGCGGCGAGGCGCTCATCCCGCTGCTCGACCTGCTCATCGAGCGCGCCGGCGCCGAGGGCGTCGAAGAGATCGTCCTCGGCATGGCCCATCGCGGCCGCCTCAACGTGCTCGCCAACATCCTCGAGAAGAGCACGCGCGAGATCTTCGCGCACTTCGAGGACAACGACCCCCAGCGGTACGTCGGCGGGGGCGACGTGAAGTACCACCTCGGTTACTCCAACGATCGCATCACGGAGTCGGGCCACAAGGTCCACCTCACGCTCACGTTCAACCCGAGCCACCTCGAGTTCGTGAACCCCGTGGTCGAGGGCCGCACGCGCGCCAAGCAGGATCGCCTCAGCGTCCGCCTCCCCGACGAAGCGGCGCGCAAGGTCATGCCCTTGCTCATCCACGGCGACGCCGCGTTCATCGGCCAGGGCATCGTCTCCGAGACGCTCAACATGACGGGCCTCGAGGGCTACAAGACCGGCGGCACGATCCACGTGATCGTGAACAACCAGGTCGGCTTCACGACGAACCCGAGCGAGTCGCGCTCCACGCGTTACGCGTCCGACATCACGCGCATGCTCAAGGTCCCCGTCTTCCACGTGAACGGCGAGGATCCCGAGGCCGTCGCGCAGGTCGCGTTGCTCGCGATCGAGTGGCGCCAGCGCTTCGGCATGGATGTCGTGATCGACATGTACTGCTACCGCCGCTACGGCCACAACGAGGGCGACGAGCCGCGCTACACGCAGCCGCGGATGTACGCCGTCATCGACAAGAAGCCGACGGTCCGGCAGATGTACGTCAAGCGCCTGGTCGAGATGGGCCAGGTCAGCGAGGAGAAGGCCGAGGAGATCCTCCTGAAGCGCCGCGAGGCGCTCAACATGGAGCTCCAGGAGGTCAAGCAGAAGGGCTTCGCGCCGGTCACCTATGCGATGGCCGGCGTGTGGAAGAGCTACCGCGGCGGCCGCGACGCCGACACGCCCGAGGTGCCGACGGGCGTCCCCGCCGAGAAGCTCATCGACCTCTCGCGCCGCCTGCTCGAGCTGCCGGGTGATTTCAAGGTGCACCCGAAGGTCATGCCGATCTTGAAGGCGCGCCACGATCGCCTCGTGAAGGGCGAGCCCTTCGACTGGGGCACGGGCGAGATGCTCGCGTACGCCACGCTCCTCTCCGAGAAGACGCCCGTGCGCATCTCGGGCCAGGACGTGCGCCGCGGGACGTTCAGCCATCGCCACGCGGTCGTCGTCGACATCGAGACGGGCGCGAGCTTCGCCCCGCTCTCGCGTGTCGCCGAGCCGCCGGCGCGCCTCGACATCCACAACAGCCCCCTCAGCGAGGCGGGCGTGCTCGGCTTCGAGTTCGGCTACGCGCTCGACTACCCCGACGCGCTCGTCATCTGGGAGGCGCAGTTCGGCGACTTCCTCAACGGCGCGCAGGTCATCGTCGACCAGTTCATCACGTCGAGCGAGGACAAGTGGCACAGGCTCTCGGGCCTCGTCCTCTTCCTGCCGCACGGCTACGAGGGGCAGGGCCCGGAGCACTCGAGCGCGCGTATGGAGCGCTTCCTCCAGAACAGCGCCGAGGACAACATCCAGGTCTGCAACCTGACGACGCCCGCGCAGCTCTTCCACGCGCTGCGCCGCCAGGTCCTTCGCCCGTGGCGCAAGCCGCTCATCATCGCCACGCCGAAGAGCCTCCTGCGTGTCGCCACCACGGCCAAGGGCCCGCGCCCCGTCTCGACGATCGACGACCTCGCGAACGGCAGGTTCCATCGCGTGATCGGCGACGACGTGGTCGATCCGTCGAAGGTCAAAAAGATCCTGCTCTGCTCGGGCAAGATCTACTACGACCTCGCCGTGACCCGGGAGCAGCGCGGGCTCGACGACGTGGCCATCGTGCGCCTCGAGCAGCTCTTCCCGCTGAACCACGAGCTCACCGACGCGCTCGCGAACTACAAGGAAGGCACGAAGCTCGTGTGGGTCCAGGAAGAGCCCGTCAACTACGGCTCCTGGTACTACATCAACGCCGTCCTTCCCCAGTTCTTCGGCGGACGTTTCCCGCTCTCCGTCGTGGGCCGCCAGCCGAGCGCGAGCCCCGCGACCGGCTCGAAGGCGAGCCACAACCTGGAGCAGAAGCGCCTCATGGACGAAGCCTTCGCCTGA
- a CDS encoding PaaI family thioesterase: MNELSLQDRYAPHSECFGCGPANEKGLRIKSHVEGDAVVATFVPAPHHQAFPGMLNGGIIGALLDCHSNWTAAHHLMERGGLDRPPCTVTADFHVRLKRPTPLGKPVRLVARVADVAEDRCVIEATLEAEGKITATCRGTFVAVKEGHPAYHRW; encoded by the coding sequence ATGAACGAGCTGAGCTTGCAGGACCGCTACGCGCCGCACAGCGAATGCTTCGGCTGCGGGCCGGCGAACGAGAAGGGGCTGCGGATCAAGAGCCACGTCGAAGGAGACGCGGTCGTGGCCACGTTCGTCCCCGCGCCGCACCACCAGGCCTTCCCCGGCATGCTCAACGGCGGGATCATCGGCGCGCTACTCGATTGCCATTCGAACTGGACCGCGGCGCATCACCTGATGGAGCGCGGCGGCCTCGACAGACCCCCGTGCACGGTGACGGCCGATTTCCACGTGCGGCTGAAGCGCCCGACGCCGCTCGGAAAGCCCGTGCGCCTCGTGGCGCGCGTGGCCGACGTGGCCGAGGATCGATGCGTGATCGAGGCGACGCTCGAGGCCGAAGGGAAGATCACGGCGACGTGTCGCGGCACGTTCGTCGCGGTGAAAGAGGGGCACCCGGCGTATCACCGGTGGTAG
- a CDS encoding PAS domain-containing protein, producing MGNPPRDPAGDRERREPGKHDSGLYPAERGDCSWGESGEAVAVLRESEERFRLATEAIRGVVYDWDFATNQVWRSGGLCDVLGFWPEEIPSTEAWWRSRIHPEDLARFSGRTTLRNVNRPVLDAEYRIRHRDGRWLWVWDHARMVLDDSGTPVRLIGCVISIDARKRAEQALCESEERFRVMADTVPEILFTALPDGRGEYMNRRMYEYTGMRPGADDAAWMSWVHPDDIPAVKAQWAEADGPEGEPVAVEYRLRGKDGAYRWFCGRARPIRDARGAILKWFGAAADVHDFKAAQQALRESEEHLRLATEAGGVGTFSFDLQERQACCSPTTRELLGLPADAVFQRRLLLSCVHPDDRPEVNRVTRCAFECEDTCRSQFRILRGGTEVRWIELMARVRRDGDGKPAALYGALIDVTERKRLEEERDALLDGERAARRDAERANRLKDDFLAIVSHELRAPLNAILGWSELLRRGELSPERADKALDVIQRNAGLLGRLMGDMLDMERIRVGKMKLDASPCDLSRLVDVALETMRPQADEGHVRLARADDLDAVNVRGDPARLQQIVCNLLSNAIKFSAPGGLVEISLARGRDGGCVTLTVRDGGLGIRPDMLPHVFERFRQADTSSPRRQGGLGLGLSIVKDLVVLHGGSVRAESEGIGCGATFTVELPLTEESAAPPDERAAPPLLAGQHVLVVDDEADASEVLSRLLVEEGAETRVASSAAEALCVIRSGWPTMVLSELGLPGEDGFHLVRALRGDPRAASLPVVAVTAFTRDADRARALRAGFDGHVSKPVEPHRLFDELTRILRTVAATTGDTPGAPLSPRRTCRDTSP from the coding sequence ATGGGAAACCCCCCGCGAGACCCCGCCGGCGATCGGGAGAGGCGCGAGCCAGGCAAACACGACTCGGGGTTGTACCCGGCCGAACGCGGGGATTGCTCGTGGGGGGAGAGCGGCGAGGCGGTGGCCGTCCTCCGCGAGAGCGAGGAGCGCTTCCGCCTGGCCACCGAGGCCATCCGCGGCGTCGTCTACGACTGGGATTTCGCCACGAACCAGGTCTGGCGCTCGGGCGGCCTCTGCGACGTGCTCGGCTTCTGGCCCGAGGAGATCCCCAGCACCGAGGCCTGGTGGCGCAGCCGCATCCACCCCGAGGACCTCGCCCGCTTCTCCGGCCGCACGACGCTCCGCAACGTGAACCGGCCCGTGCTCGACGCGGAGTACCGCATCCGCCACCGCGACGGCCGCTGGCTCTGGGTCTGGGACCACGCCCGCATGGTCCTCGACGACAGCGGCACGCCCGTCCGCCTCATCGGCTGCGTCATCAGCATCGACGCTCGCAAGCGCGCCGAGCAGGCCCTCTGCGAGAGCGAAGAGCGCTTCCGCGTCATGGCCGACACCGTGCCCGAGATCCTCTTCACGGCGCTGCCCGACGGCCGCGGCGAGTACATGAACCGGCGCATGTACGAGTACACGGGCATGCGCCCCGGCGCGGACGACGCCGCCTGGATGTCGTGGGTCCACCCCGACGACATCCCCGCGGTCAAGGCCCAGTGGGCCGAGGCCGACGGCCCCGAGGGCGAGCCCGTCGCCGTCGAGTACCGCCTGCGCGGCAAGGACGGCGCCTACCGCTGGTTCTGCGGGCGGGCCCGGCCGATCCGCGACGCGCGGGGCGCCATCCTCAAGTGGTTCGGCGCCGCCGCCGACGTGCACGACTTCAAGGCCGCGCAACAAGCCCTGCGCGAGAGCGAAGAGCACCTCCGCCTCGCCACCGAGGCCGGCGGCGTCGGCACCTTCTCCTTCGACCTGCAAGAGCGCCAGGCCTGCTGCTCGCCCACGACCCGCGAGCTGCTCGGCCTGCCGGCCGACGCCGTCTTCCAGCGCCGCCTGCTCCTCTCGTGCGTGCACCCCGACGATCGCCCCGAGGTCAACCGCGTGACGCGCTGCGCCTTCGAATGCGAGGACACCTGCCGCTCGCAGTTCCGCATCCTTCGTGGCGGCACGGAGGTGCGCTGGATCGAGCTCATGGCGCGCGTGCGCCGCGACGGCGACGGCAAACCAGCGGCGCTCTACGGCGCGCTGATCGACGTCACCGAGCGCAAGCGCCTCGAAGAGGAGCGTGACGCCTTGCTCGACGGCGAGCGGGCCGCGCGGCGTGACGCCGAGCGAGCGAACCGCCTCAAGGACGACTTCCTCGCCATCGTCTCGCACGAGCTGCGCGCGCCGCTCAACGCGATCCTCGGCTGGTCCGAGCTCCTGCGCCGCGGCGAGCTCTCGCCCGAGCGCGCGGACAAGGCGCTCGACGTCATCCAGCGCAACGCTGGCCTGCTCGGCCGCCTCATGGGCGACATGCTCGACATGGAGCGCATCCGCGTCGGCAAGATGAAGCTCGACGCGAGCCCCTGCGACCTCTCCCGCCTCGTCGACGTGGCCCTCGAGACCATGCGCCCGCAAGCGGACGAGGGGCACGTGCGCCTCGCGCGCGCGGACGACCTCGACGCGGTGAACGTGCGCGGCGACCCGGCGCGCTTGCAGCAGATCGTGTGCAACCTCCTCAGCAACGCCATCAAGTTCAGCGCCCCCGGCGGCCTCGTCGAAATCTCGCTCGCGCGCGGGCGCGACGGCGGCTGCGTCACGCTCACCGTGCGCGACGGCGGCCTCGGCATCCGCCCCGACATGTTGCCGCACGTCTTCGAGCGGTTCCGCCAGGCCGACACGTCCTCTCCGCGGCGGCAAGGCGGGCTCGGCCTCGGCCTCTCGATCGTCAAGGACCTCGTCGTCCTCCACGGCGGCTCGGTGCGGGCCGAGAGCGAGGGCATCGGCTGCGGCGCGACGTTCACGGTGGAGCTGCCGCTCACCGAGGAGAGCGCGGCGCCGCCCGACGAGCGTGCCGCGCCTCCGTTGCTCGCGGGGCAACACGTGCTCGTGGTCGACGACGAGGCGGACGCGTCCGAGGTCCTCTCGCGCCTGCTCGTCGAGGAGGGCGCCGAGACACGCGTGGCCTCGAGCGCCGCCGAGGCGCTCTGCGTGATCCGGTCCGGCTGGCCGACGATGGTGCTGAGCGAGCTCGGTTTGCCTGGTGAGGACGGGTTTCACCTGGTCCGCGCCCTGCGCGGCGACCCGCGCGCCGCGTCGCTCCCGGTCGTCGCCGTCACGGCCTTCACGCGGGACGCCGACCGAGCGCGTGCGTTACGCGCGGGCTTTGATGGTCACGTCAGCAAGCCTGTCGAGCCGCATCGCCTCTTCGACGAGCTCACGCGGATCCTCCGCACGGTCGCGGCTACCACCGGTGATACGCCGGGTGCCCCTCTTTCACCGCGACGAACGTGCCGCGACACGTCGCCGTGA
- a CDS encoding glucose 1-dehydrogenase produces MTSWINVEGKVAIVTGGSRGIGESIAKALGQSGAKVVIASRKKEGLDAAALRLRKEGVTAEGFPCHTGKPDDVARLFQQTIAAFGKVDVLVNNAATNPHFGPLVTADDAAFDKTIEVNLKGYFYTSRELVRHLVDRGAPGAIVNVTSVAGITGAPLQGVYGMTKAAVVSMTQTMAVELGGSGIRVNAIAPGLVDTRFASAIVQNKDLVDRVVGRTPLGRYGQPDEIAGAALYLASDAASFLTGQTIVVDGGMTIA; encoded by the coding sequence ATGACGAGCTGGATCAATGTCGAGGGCAAGGTCGCCATCGTGACCGGAGGCAGCCGAGGGATCGGCGAGTCGATCGCAAAAGCGCTCGGGCAGAGCGGGGCGAAGGTGGTGATCGCGTCGAGGAAGAAGGAGGGGCTCGACGCGGCCGCCTTGCGGCTGCGCAAGGAGGGCGTGACCGCGGAGGGGTTCCCCTGCCACACGGGCAAGCCGGACGACGTGGCGAGGCTGTTCCAGCAGACGATCGCGGCGTTCGGGAAGGTGGACGTGCTCGTCAACAACGCGGCGACGAACCCACATTTCGGGCCACTCGTGACGGCGGACGACGCGGCGTTCGACAAGACGATCGAGGTCAACCTGAAGGGGTATTTCTACACGTCGCGTGAGCTCGTCCGGCACCTCGTGGACCGGGGCGCGCCGGGCGCGATCGTGAACGTGACGAGCGTCGCGGGGATCACGGGGGCGCCGCTGCAAGGCGTCTACGGGATGACGAAGGCGGCGGTCGTGTCGATGACGCAGACGATGGCGGTCGAGCTCGGCGGGAGCGGGATCCGCGTGAACGCGATCGCGCCGGGGCTCGTGGACACGCGGTTCGCGTCGGCGATCGTGCAGAACAAGGACCTCGTGGACCGGGTCGTGGGGCGGACGCCGCTCGGCCGCTACGGGCAGCCGGACGAGATCGCCGGCGCGGCGCTGTACCTGGCCTCCGACGCGGCGTCGTTCCTGACGGGGCAGACGATCGTGGTGGATGGCGGCATGACCATCGCGTGA
- a CDS encoding MoaD/ThiS family protein: MPRVTFTQHIARHVPCPARDVEGRTVREALDVYFAAEPAVRAYVLDEQGVVRKHVVIFVDGHQTTDRTGLGDEVGAGSVIYVMQALSGG, from the coding sequence ATGCCGCGCGTCACGTTCACCCAGCATATCGCGAGGCACGTCCCCTGCCCCGCGCGCGACGTCGAAGGGCGCACCGTCCGCGAGGCGCTCGACGTGTACTTCGCCGCGGAGCCCGCCGTGCGGGCGTATGTCCTCGACGAGCAGGGCGTCGTCCGAAAGCATGTGGTGATCTTCGTCGACGGCCATCAGACGACCGATCGAACGGGCCTCGGGGACGAGGTCGGCGCAGGATCGGTGATTTACGTGATGCAGGCCCTTTCCGGGGGTTAG
- a CDS encoding peptide MFS transporter, producing the protein MSTNVVEKPAEPGFQGPKSKKEILGHPAGLFVLFTTEMWERFSYYGMRGLLKLYMVNFLFVTIRQRYQGQAYDATGNPGDVLGWSFIRGLLPQVDPATLGQCVNDKVTALVQGDPTKNIAPMAADVARSVAEQTCAMQPVASTIYGWYTGLVYLTPLFGGFMADRYLGQKRSVYLGGTLMALGQFTLFANENLFFVGLLLLIIGNGFFKPNISTQVGNLYPPGDKRRDGAFTIFYMGINLGAFLTNLVCGTLAQNNGWRYGYLAAGIGMCLGLLIQFFFGTSTLAPDTLKKREEKGEAQAVVKEDNEGQRIGALVLLCALNIVFWAVYEQQGNTMQTWADEKTVWPVIFGFQVPSTWFQSFNPFFIFLFAPFLDRIWAKQAERGTEMSSVTKMAVGCIILGLSFIVMVAGANVIGVGKGSLFWPLVCTMLLTIGELYLSPIGLSLVTKVSPVRFVSMMMGMWFLSSFFGNILSGYIGILYTKWSPTSFFLLLMGLGVAAGLAIAAFNKPLRKAMGNH; encoded by the coding sequence ATGTCGACCAACGTCGTAGAGAAGCCCGCGGAGCCGGGGTTTCAGGGGCCCAAGTCGAAAAAGGAGATCCTCGGCCATCCGGCCGGCCTCTTCGTGCTCTTCACCACGGAGATGTGGGAGCGGTTCTCCTACTACGGCATGCGCGGCCTCTTGAAGCTGTACATGGTGAACTTCCTGTTCGTCACCATCCGGCAGCGTTACCAGGGCCAGGCGTACGACGCGACGGGCAACCCGGGAGACGTGCTTGGCTGGAGCTTCATCCGTGGCCTCTTGCCGCAGGTCGATCCCGCGACGCTCGGCCAGTGCGTGAACGACAAGGTCACGGCCCTCGTCCAGGGGGATCCGACGAAAAACATCGCGCCGATGGCGGCGGACGTGGCGCGCTCCGTCGCCGAGCAGACGTGCGCGATGCAGCCCGTCGCCTCGACGATCTACGGCTGGTACACGGGCCTCGTGTACCTGACGCCGCTCTTCGGCGGCTTCATGGCGGACCGTTACCTCGGGCAGAAGCGCTCGGTCTACCTCGGCGGCACGCTCATGGCGCTCGGGCAGTTCACGCTCTTCGCCAACGAGAACCTCTTCTTCGTCGGCCTGCTGCTGCTCATCATCGGCAACGGCTTCTTCAAGCCGAACATCTCGACCCAGGTCGGCAACCTCTATCCCCCGGGCGACAAGCGCCGCGACGGCGCGTTCACGATCTTCTACATGGGCATCAACCTGGGCGCGTTCCTGACGAACCTCGTCTGCGGCACGCTCGCCCAGAACAACGGCTGGCGGTACGGCTACCTCGCGGCGGGCATCGGCATGTGCCTCGGCCTGCTCATCCAGTTCTTCTTTGGTACGAGCACGCTCGCGCCGGACACGCTGAAGAAGCGTGAGGAGAAGGGCGAGGCCCAGGCCGTGGTGAAGGAAGACAACGAGGGGCAACGGATCGGCGCCCTCGTCTTGCTCTGCGCGCTGAACATCGTCTTCTGGGCGGTCTACGAGCAGCAGGGCAACACGATGCAGACGTGGGCCGACGAGAAGACGGTCTGGCCGGTGATCTTCGGCTTCCAGGTCCCCTCGACCTGGTTCCAGTCGTTCAACCCGTTCTTCATCTTCCTCTTCGCGCCCTTCCTCGACCGCATCTGGGCGAAGCAGGCGGAGCGTGGGACGGAGATGTCCTCGGTCACGAAGATGGCCGTTGGCTGCATCATCCTCGGCCTCTCGTTCATCGTGATGGTGGCGGGCGCGAACGTGATCGGCGTGGGCAAGGGCAGCCTCTTCTGGCCGCTCGTCTGCACGATGCTGCTGACGATCGGCGAGCTCTACCTCTCGCCGATTGGCCTCTCGCTCGTGACGAAGGTCTCGCCGGTGCGCTTCGTGTCCATGATGATGGGCATGTGGTTCCTCTCGAGCTTCTTCGGCAACATCCTGAGCGGCTACATCGGCATCCTCTACACGAAGTGGTCGCCGACGAGCTTCTTCCTCCTGCTCATGGGCCTCGGCGTCGCCGCGGGCCTGGCGATCGCGGCGTTCAACAAGCCGCTGCGCAAGGCGATGGGCAACCACTGA